One genomic window of Novosphingobium aureum includes the following:
- a CDS encoding GNAT family N-acetyltransferase — protein sequence MFIRSERLFLRPGWSEDRSELLALVAGRSHGPRLTADCVPYTEDDARRFLQATGEALLPRFLITLPGQGGAPIIGCIGLSHHRGEAELGYWIERELWGNGYGAEAARAVVSLARTLGHARVVASHFLENPGAAQVLHEAGFARTGRIAERRCLASGVLCSALEYAVSLVAGGPQGSGGCDDDALRAGRRRAA from the coding sequence ATGTTCATTCGCAGCGAGCGCCTGTTCCTGCGGCCGGGCTGGTCCGAGGACCGGTCCGAATTGCTGGCACTGGTCGCAGGCCGCAGTCATGGCCCGCGCCTGACCGCCGATTGCGTTCCCTATACCGAAGATGACGCCCGGCGTTTCCTGCAGGCGACAGGCGAGGCATTGCTGCCCCGTTTCCTGATCACCCTGCCGGGGCAGGGCGGTGCACCGATCATCGGCTGCATCGGTCTCTCGCACCATCGCGGCGAGGCGGAACTGGGTTACTGGATCGAGCGCGAGCTATGGGGCAACGGTTATGGCGCCGAAGCGGCGCGCGCCGTTGTCTCGCTCGCCCGGACGCTCGGGCATGCCAGGGTCGTTGCCAGCCATTTCCTCGAGAACCCGGGCGCTGCCCAGGTCCTGCATGAAGCGGGCTTCGCGCGGACGGGCCGGATCGCCGAAAGGCGCTGCCTTGCCAGCGGGGTCTTGTGCAGCGCTCTCGAATACGCCGTGTCGCTTGTCGCGGGTGGGCCGCAAGGCAGCGGCGGCTGCGACGACGATGCGCTTCGTGCAGGACGACGCCGCGCCGCCTGA
- a CDS encoding GNAT family N-acetyltransferase, with protein sequence MFIRTERLFLRPGWPEDLEEVFEALNDDAVQRTIAAPGLPRTNAEVQRLLRRPRNLRYPQFLMYLRSPEGAVLVGGAALVRGEDGDTELVYWIKARFAGRGFAGESVRAMLDQARALGHRRITAYEPLANEADARVLMAAGFEDTYRVEERYCEAQGGFLPVRRFEADLEHSDLVLGHAEPMVHSLTA encoded by the coding sequence ATGTTTATCCGCACGGAGAGGCTGTTTCTAAGGCCGGGCTGGCCTGAGGATCTCGAAGAAGTCTTCGAGGCCCTGAATGATGATGCCGTGCAAAGAACGATTGCCGCCCCTGGGCTCCCGCGGACCAATGCGGAAGTGCAGAGGCTCCTTAGACGTCCCCGGAACCTGAGGTATCCTCAGTTTCTCATGTACTTGCGCTCGCCCGAAGGCGCAGTGCTGGTGGGTGGAGCCGCGCTCGTGCGCGGCGAGGACGGCGACACGGAACTGGTGTACTGGATCAAGGCGCGATTTGCGGGCCGTGGCTTCGCCGGGGAGTCGGTGCGGGCCATGCTCGATCAGGCGCGTGCGCTCGGACATCGGCGAATCACCGCCTACGAACCGCTTGCCAACGAGGCCGATGCCCGGGTGCTGATGGCAGCCGGCTTCGAGGACACCTACAGGGTCGAGGAGCGCTACTGCGAGGCGCAAGGCGGTTTTCTTCCGGTGCGCCGTTTCGAGGCCGACCTCGAACATTCGGACCTTGTCCTCGGCCACGCCGAACCGATGGTTCACAGCCTGACGGCGTGA
- the ygfZ gene encoding CAF17-like 4Fe-4S cluster assembly/insertion protein YgfZ: MTATRLFDRAVIRLSPRKSDDAASAPENVADFLQGLVTVDVKQSLPAWGGLLSAQGKALFDFVIWPAGDDLLIDCEATAADALVKRLSMYRLRRAIDIALDEGIGVHWRPHLGDGAAADPRLAALGERWIAPIDVSDPADMLGGADAAWRAHRLSQGVCEGRAELGDGETLWLECNAAELHGVSFTKGCYIGQENTARMNWRQKVNRRLIVVPLEASDEKRRRAAYPELGLAVDHLRSEAIAPEFMPAWLAPVGE, encoded by the coding sequence ATGACCGCAACCCGACTTTTCGACCGTGCCGTGATCCGGCTTTCCCCCCGCAAGTCCGACGATGCCGCGAGCGCGCCCGAGAACGTCGCCGACTTCCTGCAGGGGCTTGTCACCGTCGACGTCAAGCAGAGCCTGCCCGCATGGGGCGGACTGCTCAGCGCACAGGGCAAGGCCCTGTTCGACTTCGTGATCTGGCCTGCGGGCGATGACCTGCTGATCGACTGCGAGGCGACCGCCGCCGACGCGCTGGTCAAGCGCCTCTCGATGTACCGTCTGCGCCGCGCCATCGACATCGCCCTCGACGAAGGCATCGGGGTTCACTGGCGCCCCCATCTCGGCGACGGCGCTGCCGCCGATCCGCGCCTCGCCGCACTGGGCGAACGCTGGATCGCGCCGATCGACGTCAGCGATCCGGCCGACATGCTCGGCGGTGCCGACGCTGCATGGCGCGCCCATCGTCTTTCGCAGGGCGTGTGCGAGGGTCGCGCCGAACTGGGCGACGGCGAGACGCTCTGGCTCGAATGCAACGCTGCGGAACTGCATGGGGTCAGCTTCACCAAGGGCTGCTACATCGGTCAGGAGAACACCGCGCGGATGAACTGGCGCCAGAAGGTCAACCGGCGCCTGATCGTGGTCCCGCTCGAGGCTTCGGACGAGAAGCGCCGGCGCGCCGCCTATCCGGAACTGGGCCTCGCGGTCGATCACTTGCGCAGCGAGGCGATCGCACCCGAGTTCATGCCCGCCTGGCTCGCTCCCGTCGGGGAGTAA
- a CDS encoding LysR family transcriptional regulator, whose product MPNLVAPSLDHLRIFLAVVEEGSFGGAARKLGRAVSVVSYAIAQVEQQLDTSLFEREGSRRPVLTEAGQALLAEAGAVCADMDSLLAKVRSLRQGLEAELSLAVDVMVPGDVLARLLRDFQERFPTVPLRLHVEALGAVAALLLEERATLAIAGPDIPDLPGLERETIGAIAMVPVAAPDHPLARAGKVAPGEARRHVQLVLTDRSPLTEGRDFAVLSPRSWRLADLGAKHALLREGIGWGAMPRHAVAQDLEQGRLVELHLPEQPQMAYDLVALWRRDTRPGPAATWVLDEIRQRLSQRT is encoded by the coding sequence ATGCCTAATCTCGTCGCTCCCAGTCTCGATCACTTGCGCATCTTCCTCGCCGTTGTCGAGGAAGGCAGCTTCGGCGGCGCTGCGCGCAAGCTGGGGCGCGCCGTCTCGGTCGTCAGCTACGCCATCGCACAGGTCGAGCAGCAGCTCGACACCAGCCTGTTCGAACGCGAGGGTTCGCGCCGCCCGGTGCTGACCGAGGCGGGCCAGGCGCTGCTTGCAGAAGCCGGGGCGGTCTGCGCGGACATGGACAGCCTGCTCGCCAAGGTACGCTCGCTGCGACAGGGGCTCGAGGCCGAACTCTCCCTCGCGGTCGACGTGATGGTGCCGGGCGACGTCCTCGCGCGGCTGTTGCGCGATTTTCAGGAGCGCTTTCCCACGGTGCCGCTGCGCCTCCACGTCGAGGCGCTCGGCGCGGTCGCCGCGCTGCTGCTCGAAGAGCGTGCGACACTCGCCATTGCCGGCCCCGACATCCCCGACCTGCCCGGACTCGAACGCGAGACCATCGGCGCCATCGCCATGGTCCCGGTCGCCGCACCCGACCATCCGCTTGCGCGCGCCGGAAAGGTTGCGCCGGGCGAGGCACGGCGTCACGTCCAGCTCGTTCTCACCGACCGCTCGCCCCTCACCGAAGGGCGCGACTTCGCCGTGCTCAGCCCGCGTTCCTGGCGCCTCGCCGATCTGGGCGCGAAACATGCACTGCTGCGCGAGGGCATCGGCTGGGGCGCAATGCCGCGACACGCCGTCGCGCAGGATCTGGAGCAAGGCAGGCTGGTCGAGCTGCACCTGCCCGAGCAGCCGCAGATGGCCTACGATCTCGTCGCCTTGTGGCGGCGCGACACGCGTCCCGGACCCGCCGCAACCTGGGTACTCGACGAGATTCGCCAGCGCCTCTCACAACGCACCTGA
- a CDS encoding pirin family protein: MIELRPFESLGAANHGWLDAHHHFSFASYHDPERTNWGRLRVWNDDTIAAGTGFPPHPHRDMEIVTYVRQGAISHQDNLGNKGRTVAGDVQVMSAGSGIQHSEYNLEKEDTTIFQIWIMPEQRGGEPSWGTRPFPKDDRAGRFVTLASGANDDGDALPIRADARVLGATVRAGETVTYETLAGRHAYLVSTRGRIRVADGASEAVEAAARDGVAITGLDTISVTALEDAELVLVDAA; encoded by the coding sequence ATGATCGAACTGCGTCCCTTCGAAAGCCTTGGCGCTGCAAACCACGGCTGGCTCGATGCCCATCACCACTTTTCCTTTGCAAGCTATCACGATCCCGAGCGCACCAACTGGGGCCGCCTGCGGGTCTGGAACGACGATACCATCGCCGCGGGTACCGGTTTTCCGCCGCACCCGCACCGCGACATGGAAATCGTCACTTATGTCCGGCAAGGCGCGATCAGCCATCAGGACAACCTCGGCAACAAGGGCCGTACGGTCGCGGGCGATGTCCAGGTGATGAGCGCAGGCAGCGGCATCCAGCATTCCGAGTACAATCTCGAGAAGGAAGACACGACGATCTTCCAGATCTGGATCATGCCCGAGCAACGCGGCGGCGAGCCCAGCTGGGGTACGCGCCCGTTCCCCAAGGACGACCGCGCAGGCCGCTTCGTCACTCTGGCGAGCGGTGCCAACGACGATGGCGACGCCTTGCCGATCCGCGCCGATGCCCGCGTGCTGGGTGCCACGGTAAGGGCCGGTGAGACGGTTACCTACGAGACGCTTGCGGGCCGCCATGCCTATCTCGTCTCGACCCGGGGCCGCATCCGCGTTGCCGATGGTGCCAGCGAGGCCGTCGAGGCCGCTGCGCGCGACGGCGTTGCCATTACCGGGCTCGACACTATCTCGGTCACCGCGCTCGAGGACGCCGAACTGGTGCTCGTCGACGCAGCCTGA
- a CDS encoding nitroreductase family protein, whose protein sequence is MTATTLGRTASPKIEKLIVERWSPRAFDGSEVPQEDLDAILEAAGWAPSAYNVQPWTFLYAKKGDANWDLFLSQLVEFNQGWAQSGSVLVYVVSDKLMRSDKGNSDNHSHSFDAGAAWALAALQAQALGYHTHGMTGIKFGEAEAALGIPEDHRLEAAFVIGRKGDKEILPDYLQEREAPVGRKPLAEIARAGKFA, encoded by the coding sequence ATGACTGCAACCACTCTTGGCCGTACTGCCAGCCCCAAGATCGAGAAGCTCATCGTCGAGCGCTGGTCGCCGCGCGCTTTCGACGGCAGCGAGGTCCCGCAGGAAGACCTCGACGCGATCCTCGAGGCGGCAGGCTGGGCGCCGAGCGCCTACAACGTGCAGCCCTGGACTTTCCTCTATGCAAAGAAGGGCGACGCCAACTGGGACCTGTTCCTCTCGCAGCTGGTCGAGTTCAACCAGGGCTGGGCGCAGAGCGGCTCGGTGCTGGTCTACGTCGTCTCGGACAAGCTGATGCGCTCGGACAAGGGCAATTCGGACAACCACAGCCACAGCTTCGATGCCGGAGCGGCCTGGGCTCTCGCCGCGCTGCAGGCACAGGCGCTGGGCTATCACACCCACGGCATGACCGGGATCAAGTTCGGCGAGGCCGAGGCCGCGCTCGGCATTCCCGAGGATCATCGCCTCGAGGCTGCCTTCGTGATCGGCCGCAAGGGCGACAAGGAAATCCTGCCCGACTACCTGCAGGAGCGCGAGGCCCCGGTCGGGCGCAAGCCGCTCGCAGAGATCGCGCGCGCCGGCAAGTTCGCCTGA
- a CDS encoding alpha/beta hydrolase, translating to MKPAALPLLALALGVLAPQAAFGADSAGQQGLEISRKAVRTLPPVAIWPNGAPAIAGWPGYEHPPVREQIRGDDGVIINVTDPTYEPYLPATGRGTGSAVIIAPGGGFRLLDIAPCRELAAWFAERGIAAFVLKYRLEPTIGDRKTMQALLWELRRNVPGKAGVADGMEALRQIRARASDYAIAPDRIGVIGFSAGGHVAGMMAAASDPATRPDFAGLIYGMPYEGDLIELPPATLPPTLEALASPFTAPPLTPAPGHLPPTFMAMAQDDKAAEIGFRAYYDRLYAAGYRPELHLYQRGGHGFSIRPSGNTTDRFAEQFVDWMRVVGFGAD from the coding sequence ATGAAGCCTGCCGCACTGCCGCTTCTCGCACTGGCGCTCGGTGTTCTCGCGCCGCAAGCCGCATTCGGGGCCGATAGCGCCGGACAACAAGGCCTCGAGATTTCGCGCAAGGCCGTACGCACGTTGCCCCCGGTCGCGATCTGGCCAAATGGCGCGCCTGCCATCGCGGGCTGGCCGGGCTACGAGCACCCGCCGGTGCGCGAGCAGATCCGGGGCGACGACGGGGTCATCATCAACGTCACCGATCCCACTTACGAGCCTTACCTGCCTGCTACGGGGCGCGGGACCGGGAGCGCGGTGATCATTGCACCGGGCGGCGGTTTCCGCTTGCTCGACATTGCGCCGTGCCGGGAACTGGCGGCCTGGTTCGCCGAGCGCGGCATTGCCGCCTTCGTCCTCAAGTACCGGCTCGAGCCAACCATCGGCGATCGCAAGACGATGCAGGCGCTCTTGTGGGAACTGCGCCGCAACGTGCCGGGCAAGGCCGGGGTGGCGGACGGCATGGAGGCCTTGCGCCAGATCCGGGCCCGGGCGTCAGACTACGCAATTGCGCCTGATCGCATCGGCGTCATCGGATTTTCCGCAGGCGGCCACGTCGCCGGCATGATGGCCGCCGCCAGCGACCCGGCGACCCGTCCCGATTTCGCCGGGCTGATCTACGGCATGCCCTATGAGGGCGATCTGATCGAACTGCCGCCCGCCACTCTGCCGCCGACGCTCGAAGCGTTGGCCTCGCCCTTCACCGCACCGCCGCTCACGCCTGCGCCGGGCCATCTGCCGCCGACCTTCATGGCCATGGCGCAGGACGACAAGGCTGCCGAGATCGGCTTTCGCGCCTACTACGATCGGCTCTATGCCGCTGGATATCGCCCCGAACTGCATCTGTACCAGCGCGGCGGGCATGGATTTTCGATCAGGCCTTCGGGCAATACCACCGACCGTTTCGCGGAACAGTTCGTCGACTGGATGAGGGTCGTTGGTTTCGGGGCGGACTAG
- the rarD gene encoding EamA family transporter RarD, whose translation MIQTSAKPRGGLPYALATYLFWGLFPLYFALLRDVPAFEMVGWRIVFTIPFCALVVSARRQWPAVGRALRERRTLGTLFASSLFIGANWTIYVWAVQQGHVLAASLGYYINPLLNVLAGTIFLREKLSRLQWAAVALAAVGVSVLAWGALDMLWISLGLAASFCSYGLLRKLAPVDALPGLTIESLVLLIPGLVAVGLPALGSGGSALAGPAGQVALLTLAGVFTGLPLLLFSEAARRMDYSTLGFVQYLTPTLVFLLGLFVFHEPIKPTQLACFVLIWTAIGIFTFDLLKRRSKARRQVA comes from the coding sequence GTGATCCAGACCAGTGCCAAGCCCAGGGGCGGCCTGCCCTACGCGTTGGCCACCTATCTGTTCTGGGGCCTTTTTCCGCTCTATTTCGCGCTCCTGCGTGATGTCCCCGCTTTCGAGATGGTGGGCTGGCGCATCGTCTTCACCATCCCGTTCTGCGCGCTGGTGGTCAGCGCGCGCCGCCAGTGGCCCGCAGTCGGGCGCGCACTGCGCGAACGGCGCACGCTCGGCACCCTCTTCGCCAGCTCGCTGTTCATCGGCGCCAACTGGACGATCTACGTCTGGGCGGTCCAGCAGGGCCACGTCCTTGCGGCAAGTCTGGGTTACTACATCAACCCGCTGCTCAACGTGCTCGCGGGCACCATCTTCCTGCGCGAAAAGCTCAGCCGCCTGCAATGGGCTGCGGTCGCGCTGGCGGCGGTCGGAGTGTCGGTTCTCGCCTGGGGCGCGCTCGACATGCTGTGGATCAGCCTCGGCCTCGCCGCGTCCTTCTGCTCCTATGGCCTGTTGCGCAAGCTGGCCCCGGTCGACGCCCTGCCCGGGCTCACCATCGAATCGCTGGTGCTGCTGATACCCGGCCTTGTCGCCGTCGGACTGCCTGCACTCGGCTCTGGCGGCAGCGCGCTTGCCGGTCCCGCAGGTCAGGTCGCGCTGCTCACGCTTGCGGGCGTGTTTACCGGACTGCCGCTGCTGCTCTTTTCCGAAGCGGCGCGGCGCATGGACTATTCGACGCTCGGCTTCGTCCAGTATCTCACCCCGACCCTCGTGTTCCTGCTCGGCCTGTTCGTCTTTCACGAGCCGATCAAGCCGACGCAACTGGCCTGCTTCGTGCTGATCTGGACAGCAATCGGGATATTCACATTCGACCTGCTCAAGCGCCGCAGCAAGGCGCGCCGACAGGTCGCCTGA
- a CDS encoding glycine zipper 2TM domain-containing protein, with translation MNAFLKASALAAAAASIATAMPATAAVQAWGPADSFQAPGEQTYDHGRRDRYSREDRRRGYGRRDYRPNRVWRGSNGRYYCKKSNGTTGLLIGGAAGALLGREIDGGRDRTAGTVLGAAAGALLGREVDRGGSRCR, from the coding sequence ATGAACGCATTCCTGAAGGCCTCGGCCCTGGCCGCCGCAGCCGCAAGCATCGCCACTGCCATGCCCGCCACGGCTGCCGTCCAGGCATGGGGTCCGGCTGACAGTTTCCAGGCGCCCGGTGAGCAGACTTACGACCATGGCCGCCGCGATCGCTATTCGCGTGAGGATCGTCGCCGTGGCTACGGTCGTCGCGACTACCGTCCCAACCGCGTGTGGCGCGGCAGCAACGGGCGCTACTACTGCAAGAAGAGCAACGGCACTACGGGCCTGCTGATCGGCGGCGCTGCCGGTGCCCTGCTTGGCCGCGAGATCGACGGTGGCCGTGACCGTACCGCCGGTACCGTACTCGGCGCCGCAGCCGGTGCGCTGCTCGGCCGCGAGGTCGACCGTGGCGGCTCGCGCTGCCGCTGA
- a CDS encoding glutamate--cysteine ligase translates to MSTREASDRNDPVIETLDQLAAPMAAGEKPRDAWGIGTEHEKFVYDRGDHHAPSYDEEGGIRDLLDALGEFGWEPIVEGGKVIAMKGADGTVSLEPAGQLELSGAPLENLHETCAETGRHLAQVKTIGDRIGKSFLGLGMWPDKTREELPIMPKGRYEIMLRHMPRVGSMGLDMMLRTCTIQVNLDYASEADMVQKFRTSLALQPLATALFANSPFTEGKPNGMLSYRSHIWSDTDPARTGMLPFVFEDGFGYERYVDYMLDVPMYFVFREGKYIDAAGLSFRDFLEGKLSVLPGEKPRLSDWNDHLSTAFPEVRLKSFLEMRGADGGPWGRICALPALWVGLLYDQGALDAAWDLVKDWDMAGREELRNSVPKLGLDAPIPGGGTLRDIAGQVIDIARSGLAARARLNASGDNETGYLEPLTEIVASGKVPAQRLLDLYHGEWQGDLSQVYKVKSF, encoded by the coding sequence ATGAGTACCCGCGAGGCTTCGGATCGCAACGATCCAGTGATCGAGACCCTGGACCAACTTGCCGCGCCGATGGCCGCGGGCGAGAAGCCGCGCGATGCCTGGGGCATCGGCACGGAACACGAGAAGTTCGTCTACGACCGGGGCGATCATCACGCGCCTTCGTACGACGAGGAAGGCGGCATCCGCGACCTGCTCGATGCTCTGGGCGAATTCGGCTGGGAGCCGATCGTCGAGGGCGGCAAGGTCATCGCAATGAAAGGCGCCGACGGCACCGTCAGTCTCGAGCCCGCAGGCCAGCTCGAACTCTCGGGCGCCCCGCTCGAGAACCTGCACGAGACATGCGCCGAGACCGGACGTCACCTCGCACAGGTCAAGACCATCGGCGACCGCATCGGCAAGAGCTTCCTCGGCCTCGGCATGTGGCCCGACAAGACCCGCGAAGAACTGCCGATCATGCCCAAGGGCCGCTACGAGATCATGCTGCGGCACATGCCGCGCGTAGGCTCGATGGGGCTCGACATGATGCTGCGCACCTGCACCATCCAGGTCAATCTCGACTACGCGAGCGAGGCCGACATGGTGCAGAAGTTCCGCACCTCGCTGGCGCTCCAGCCGCTCGCGACCGCGCTCTTCGCCAATTCGCCCTTCACCGAAGGCAAGCCCAACGGCATGCTCTCGTACCGCAGTCATATCTGGTCGGACACCGACCCGGCCCGCACCGGCATGCTGCCCTTCGTCTTCGAGGACGGCTTCGGCTACGAGCGCTACGTCGACTACATGCTCGACGTGCCGATGTACTTCGTCTTCCGGGAGGGCAAGTATATCGATGCCGCGGGCCTCTCGTTCCGCGACTTCCTCGAGGGCAAACTCTCGGTGCTTCCCGGCGAGAAGCCGCGCCTCTCGGACTGGAACGACCATCTCTCGACCGCCTTCCCCGAAGTGCGCCTGAAAAGCTTCCTCGAGATGCGCGGCGCCGATGGCGGGCCATGGGGCCGGATCTGCGCGCTGCCCGCGCTATGGGTCGGCCTGCTCTACGACCAGGGCGCGCTCGATGCGGCCTGGGACCTGGTGAAAGACTGGGACATGGCGGGCCGCGAGGAACTGCGCAACTCGGTTCCGAAGCTCGGCCTCGATGCGCCGATACCGGGCGGCGGCACGCTTCGCGACATCGCGGGACAGGTGATCGACATCGCCCGTTCCGGCCTTGCCGCCCGCGCGCGCCTCAACGCCAGCGGCGACAACGAGACCGGCTATCTCGAGCCGCTCACCGAGATCGTCGCCTCCGGCAAGGTGCCTGCACAGCGCCTGCTCGATCTCTACCATGGCGAATGGCAGGGCGATCTCTCGCAGGTCTACAAGGTCAAGAGCTTCTGA
- a CDS encoding 16S rRNA (uracil(1498)-N(3))-methyltransferase produces MTATPAWPPRSAPRLFLEGPLAEGRTVAIEGNQAHYLTRVMRVAVGDVVIACDDATGEWAGEVSAVSKRSVELTMRQHMREREAVPDVWLCAALLKKPNFDLVLEKATELGVARIQPVVTRRCVADKLNAERAATIVTEAAEQCARTALPAIAEPLKLEALLRDWPEERALFFADEQGGEPALERFAAHAGPAALLVGPEGGFDDEERAAIRAHRAAQAITLGPRILRGETASISALALWMAAAGDWSPSGE; encoded by the coding sequence ATGACCGCTACCCCCGCCTGGCCGCCCCGCTCGGCCCCGCGCCTGTTCCTCGAAGGGCCGCTGGCCGAAGGACGGACAGTGGCCATCGAGGGCAATCAGGCGCATTACCTGACGCGGGTCATGCGCGTGGCGGTGGGCGACGTGGTCATCGCCTGCGACGATGCCACCGGCGAATGGGCAGGCGAGGTTTCTGCGGTCTCGAAGCGCAGCGTCGAGCTGACCATGCGCCAGCACATGCGCGAGCGCGAGGCAGTGCCCGACGTGTGGCTGTGCGCAGCGCTGCTCAAGAAGCCCAACTTCGACCTCGTGCTGGAAAAGGCGACCGAACTGGGCGTCGCGCGCATCCAGCCGGTCGTCACGCGCCGCTGCGTCGCGGACAAGCTCAACGCCGAGCGCGCCGCGACGATCGTCACCGAGGCGGCGGAACAGTGCGCACGCACCGCGCTGCCTGCCATCGCCGAGCCGCTGAAACTCGAGGCACTGCTGCGCGACTGGCCCGAGGAGCGCGCGCTGTTCTTCGCCGACGAACAGGGCGGCGAACCCGCGCTCGAACGCTTTGCTGCTCACGCCGGTCCCGCCGCGCTGCTGGTCGGGCCCGAAGGCGGCTTCGACGATGAGGAGCGCGCCGCGATCCGCGCCCATCGCGCGGCGCAGGCAATCACGCTCGGACCGCGCATCCTGCGCGGCGAAACCGCCTCGATTTCCGCGCTTGCGCTGTGGATGGCAGCGGCGGGTGACTGGTCACCATCCGGAGAGTAG
- a CDS encoding M20/M25/M40 family metallo-hydrolase, with translation MNPICRSFVIPAVLLAALPAAAQAAPAEAPATPAGREALAILEEAVAVPTVAGRGQVPVLAGKIRERLLSAGFKADEVSFTPLGETGYLVARYPGRDRKAKPTLIIAHMDVVEAKPEDWERDPFTPVIEDGYLFGRGSLDNKAGLSMSLAAVMDLRRKGWVPAHDLVLAFSGDEETQMATTAAMADALSNADLVLNADAGGGELDAAGKPFAYSVQAGEKTYADYRFTVTDPGGHSSRPGATNAIDAMSKAMEKVWAYHFPVKLSPLTKAYLEGSAPSAPAEVAGAMRAFASNPDDAQAIATLTARPDYVGIIRTTCVPTMIEGGHAPNALPQSVTANVNCRIFPGTTREQVRKQLATVIANPEITIEFIDNGTLDSIESPLREDVMGAIDKAVHERAPGLAIVPGMSAGATDSMHFRAKGIPAFGVGSVFMRADDEFAHGLNERLPLATLDPGVKQWQTLLKTLLN, from the coding sequence ATGAACCCGATTTGCCGTAGCTTCGTGATCCCCGCAGTGCTGCTCGCCGCATTGCCGGCAGCCGCCCAGGCCGCCCCCGCCGAGGCCCCTGCGACACCCGCCGGTCGCGAGGCGCTCGCCATTCTCGAGGAAGCGGTCGCGGTACCGACCGTCGCGGGGCGCGGGCAGGTCCCGGTGCTCGCGGGCAAGATCCGCGAGCGACTGCTGTCGGCCGGGTTCAAGGCAGACGAGGTCAGCTTCACGCCGCTCGGCGAGACCGGCTACCTCGTCGCGCGCTACCCGGGCCGCGACCGCAAGGCCAAGCCCACGCTGATCATCGCGCACATGGACGTGGTCGAGGCCAAGCCCGAGGACTGGGAGCGCGATCCCTTCACCCCGGTGATCGAGGATGGCTACCTGTTCGGGCGCGGCTCGCTCGACAACAAGGCGGGCCTGTCGATGTCGCTCGCGGCGGTGATGGACCTGCGCCGCAAGGGCTGGGTGCCCGCGCACGATCTCGTCCTCGCCTTCTCGGGCGACGAGGAGACGCAGATGGCGACCACCGCGGCGATGGCCGATGCGCTTTCGAATGCAGACCTCGTGCTCAATGCGGATGCGGGCGGCGGCGAACTCGACGCGGCAGGCAAGCCCTTCGCCTACAGCGTGCAGGCCGGCGAAAAGACTTACGCCGACTACCGCTTCACCGTCACCGATCCGGGTGGCCACTCGAGCCGCCCCGGCGCGACCAATGCCATCGATGCGATGAGCAAGGCGATGGAGAAGGTCTGGGCCTACCATTTCCCGGTAAAGCTCAGCCCGCTGACCAAGGCCTATCTCGAGGGCAGCGCGCCCAGCGCGCCCGCCGAAGTCGCAGGCGCGATGCGCGCCTTCGCCAGCAACCCGGATGACGCACAGGCCATCGCCACGCTTACCGCGCGCCCCGACTATGTCGGCATCATCCGCACGACCTGCGTACCGACGATGATCGAGGGCGGGCATGCGCCCAATGCCCTGCCCCAGTCGGTCACCGCCAACGTCAACTGCCGCATCTTCCCGGGCACGACGCGCGAGCAGGTGCGCAAGCAGCTCGCCACGGTCATCGCCAATCCCGAAATCACCATCGAGTTCATCGACAACGGCACGCTCGATTCGATCGAATCGCCGCTGCGCGAGGACGTGATGGGCGCGATCGACAAGGCCGTCCACGAACGCGCACCGGGTCTCGCCATCGTTCCCGGGATGAGCGCAGGCGCGACGGATTCCATGCACTTTCGCGCCAAGGGCATCCCCGCCTTCGGCGTCGGCTCGGTGTTCATGCGCGCCGACGACGAATTCGCCCACGGCCTCAACGAGCGCCTGCCGCTCGCAACGCTCGACCCGGGCGTCAAGCAGTGGCAGACGCTGCTCAAGACGCTCCTCAACTAG